In a single window of the Cucumis melo cultivar AY chromosome 11, USDA_Cmelo_AY_1.0, whole genome shotgun sequence genome:
- the LOC103498018 gene encoding ras-related protein RABB1b-like: protein MAIYDYLFKYILIGNTWVGKSYLMSQFLRKKFEPVHEVTVGAEFGVRTLTLHDKIIKLHIWDTAGQEAFKSITRSYYRGAIGALLVYDVTRRETFSNLKSWLDDVRELAHPDISIMVVGNKVDKNGRREVTKEEGQHFAEQNGLLFLETSAKTSQNVYEAFSIIANNILDKIELGVLDLSNKPSGIKVGLRPSVESSSMATESVGFTFNGKCCTIQ, encoded by the exons ATGGCGATTTACGATTAccttttcaaatatattttaattggAAACACAT GGGTTGGAAAATCTTACTTAATGTCACAATTTCTAAGGAAAAAGTTTGAACCAGTTCATGAAGTTACTGTGGGCGCTGAATTTGGTGTTCGTACCCTTACACTTCATGACAAAATCATTAAGCTTCATATTTGGGATACA GCTGGACAAGAGGCATTCAAATCAATTACAAGATCTTATTACAGAGGAGCAATCGGTGCACTTTTGGTTTATGATGTTACTAG GAGAGAGACATTCTCTAACTTGAAGAGTTGGTTGGATGATGTTAGAGAGCTTGCACATCCCGACATATCAATTATGGTGGTAGGAAATAAGGTTGATAAAAATGGTCGAAGAGAAGTGACCAAAGAAGAAGGACAACATTTTGCGGAACAAAATGGACTCTTGTTTTTAGAGACATCCGCTAAAACAAGTCAAAATGTCTATGAG GCTTTCTCAATAATTGCAAATAACATACTTGACAAGATTGAGCTTGGTGTCCTTGATTTATCCAATaag CCATCTGGAATCAAGGTCGGGCTACGGCCTAGCGTTGAAAGTTCATCCATGGCAACGGAATCAGTAGGATTTACATTTAACGGTAAATGTTGCACAATACAATGA